One genomic segment of Equus przewalskii isolate Varuska chromosome 13, EquPr2, whole genome shotgun sequence includes these proteins:
- the LOC139075215 gene encoding transcription initiation factor TFIID subunit 4-like, producing MAGAVGQGQAPLHLEERKSEAEEVTATISSPDPHIPNIRTTAPEREQRSILHPPPPPSSPPPTPPPPNAQRQAAAAAAATAAAAAEAEAVAARPAPCAAVQEKGEGRQAPPPKRRRPIDLKDLYRKNPHVQSKPEEWVHIHSLSFILLPRFLRNSSDQEFLFIFLMYINTQKWNCRLVWLLYF from the exons ATGGCCGGCGCAGTGGGCCAGGGACAGGCCCCGCTCCATCTCGAGGAGAGAAAATCAGAAGCGGAGGAGGTGACAGCAACAATTTCGTCGCCCGACCCTCACATTCCCAACATCAGAACaa CGGCTCCGGAGCGAGAACAGCGCTCGATCCTCCACCCGCCACCACCGCCTTCTTCTCCGCCTCCGACTCCTCCCCCGCCGAACGCGCAGCGGcaggcggcggcagcggcggcggcgacggcggcggcggcggcggaagCAGAGGCGGTGGCGGCGCGTCCCGCCCCTTGCGCCGCGGTACAGGAGAAAGGGGAGGGCAGGCAAGCCCCGCCCCCAAAACGGCGCCGACCAATAGACTTGAAGGATCTCTACAGGAAAAATCCACATGTCCAATCAAAACCTGAGGAGTGGGTTCAC ATTCACAGCTTGAGTTTCATATTGCTTCCAAGATTCCTGAGGAATAGTTCTGACCaggaatttctttttatcttcctcaTGTAT ataaatacccagaagtggaattgccggCTCGTATggttgctctatttttaa